The proteins below come from a single Biomphalaria glabrata chromosome 10, xgBioGlab47.1, whole genome shotgun sequence genomic window:
- the LOC129928629 gene encoding uncharacterized protein LOC129928629 — MPRIYKRKLGSRKYKDYEEETLLKAIEDCKKPGMSIAEVAKIYKIPHRTLRNKVGGQHSKSHGGQCALPSVLEDVLVKHLSTCADYGMPLEWRDIKSLVKGILEMENIVIKKFTDNTPGDDWVRGFLSRHEDLITQRTCQNIKRQRAALSHDDINVYFEHLRKSLEGVSAENILNYDETNLTDDPGQKKCIFRRGIKHPERAINFSKGNITVMFAGSAAGEFLPPYVIYKSEHLWHSWCEGGPPGTRYGRSKSGWMDSVNFEEWFLTIAVPWARRKLGRKVVIGDNLSSHISHLVLKKCEEHNIGFILLPPNSTDKCQPLDVSFFAPLKREWRRLLESHKVKHPSSTSLDKKIFPAMLGSLIDGMGMRCAQNLMSGFRACGIHPLDPHQV, encoded by the coding sequence ATGCCACGGATATATAAGAGGAAGCTGGGCTCACGAAAATATAAGGACTATGAGGAAGAAACATTACTAAAAGCTATAGAAGACTGTAAAAAACCAGGAATGAGTATTGCTGAAGTAGCAAAGATATATAAAATCCCTCATAGAACTCTGAGAAATAAAGTTGGTGGTCAGCATAGTAAGTCTCATGGTGGACAATGCGCATTGCCAAGTGTGCTAGAGGATGTTCTTGTAAAACATCTGTCAACTTGTGCTGACTATGGGATGCCTCTTGAATGGAGAGATATCAAGAGCTTGGTGAAAGGCATTCTTGAAATGGAAaacattgtaattaaaaaatttacagACAACACCCCAGGAGATGATTGGGTGAGAGGTTTTTTGTCGCGCCACGAAGACTTGATAACTCAGAGAACTTGCCAAAATATCAAGCGTCAAAGAGCTGCATTAAGCCACGATGATATCAATGTTTATTTTGAACACCTGAGGAAGTCTCTAGAGGGTGTTAGTGCTGAAAACATATTAAACTACGATGAAACAAATTTGACAGATGACCCAGGTCAGAAAAAGTGTATCTTTAGAAGAGGGATCAAGCATCCAGAAAGAGCCATAAATTTTTCTAAGGGCAATATAACTGTTATGTTTGCAGGATCAGCAGCTGGAGAGTTTCTACCCCCATATGTCATCTATAAATCTGAACATCTGTGGCACTCATGGTGTGAAGGCGGTCCACCTGGAACAAGATACGGTCGAAGCAAAAGCGGCTGGATGGACAGTGTCAATTTCGAAGAATGGTTTTTGACCATTGCTGTACCATGGGCCAGAAGAAAGCTGGGACGTAAAGTAGTGATTGGAGATAATCTCAGCTCACATATCAGTCACTTGGTCTTGAAGAAATGTGAAGAGCACAATATTGGTTTCATCTTGCTTCCCCCAAATTCAACTGACAAATGCCAGCCCCTGGATGTATCATTTTTCGCTCCTCTGAAAAGAGAATGGCGAAGATTGCTGGAATCTCATAAAGTGAAACATCCTTCGTCTACTTCACTTGACAAGAAAATTTTTCCTGCAATGCTTGGCTCTCTCATAGATGGAATGGGGATGAGGTGTGCGCAAAACTTAATGTCAGGATTCAGAGCCTGTGGCATTCATCCACTTGATCCACatcaagtgtaa